Proteins from a genomic interval of Quercus lobata isolate SW786 chromosome 11, ValleyOak3.0 Primary Assembly, whole genome shotgun sequence:
- the LOC115968801 gene encoding uncharacterized protein LOC115968801: MKAKPPSKPKTHLHLHQEEPQNPSGFSFAIARIAVSQICQSVGYKATQLSALNALTVVATKYLEAIAKSASSLANTSNRTQSNLLDLTLALHHLVTLHTSTLFSISSSGGIIRELADFVSFHDEIPFAKPIPRPQITSIPSRASSSCSCSSSFSHVPKWLPKFPDSVISCSVNERKCGERLWEDSVLGGGGIETECSTSTSDVIEQEKLKEGKLELDLERTGKVRFRITTTRGRGGGGGGRGLRRVCREEKGVCWNHHNHHYNNKNITNNSTNDDDVLDDDGDDQSNGIFYDEGLKKSGLKRKRR, encoded by the coding sequence ATGAAAGCAAAGCCtccttcaaaacccaaaacccatcttcatcttcatcaagAAGAACCCCAAAACCCATCAGGGTTCTCATTCGCCATAGCCAGAATAGCAGTCTCGCAGATCTGCCAGTCAGTGGGGTACAAGGCCACCCAGCTCTCCGCACTCAACGCTCTGACCGTGGTGGCCACCAAGTACCTCGAGGCCATAGCCAAGTCGGCCTCTTCCTTGGCCAACACCTCCAACCGCACGCAGTCGAACCTGCTGGACCTCACACTTGCCCTCCACCACCTTGTTACTCTCCACACCTCCACTCTCTTCTCCATCTCTTCCTCCGGAGGAATCATCAGAGAACTCGCTGACTTCGTCTCATTCCATGACGAAATCCCATTTGCCAAGCCAATCCCACGCCCACAGATTACTTCCATTCCTTCccgggcttcttcttcttgttcttgttcttcttctttttcccatgTGCCCAAATGGCTGCCCAAGTTTCCTGATAGTGTTATTAGTTGCTCAGTGAATGAGAGAAAGTGTGGGGAGAGGTTGTGGGAGGATTCGGTTTTGGGTGGTGGAGGGATTGAAACTGAGTGTAGTACTAGTACTAGTGATGTGATTGAGCAGGAGAAGCTAAAGGAGGGAAAGCTTGAATTGGATTTGGAGAGAACAGGGAAAGTCAGGTTTAGAATTACTACAACTAGAGGAagaggaggtggaggtggaggtcgAGGTTTAAGGAGGGTTTGTAGAGAAGAGAAAGGGGTGTGTTGGAATCATCATAATCATCATTACAATAACAAGAATATCACCAATAATAGTactaatgatgatgatgttcttgatgatgatggtgatgatcaAAGTAATGGGATTTTTTATGATGAGGGTCTGAAGAAGAGTGGcttgaagagaaaaagaagatag